Proteins encoded within one genomic window of Gemmatimonas sp.:
- a CDS encoding ABC transporter transmembrane domain-containing protein: MPKASLSLQPLGRLLPLVRPYRGRLAIAFVFLVIAAGAGLVFPAVMRFLLDAAFEQRDRPALDRIAIMLLAVFAVQAGANFVQVYLLSSSTERIVAALRARTFAHLIRLSPAFFTERRTGELTSRLSSDLGLLQSLLGTWVSELSRQVLFLLGGALMMFVTNFRLTLTTLAVVPVVVGAAIFFGRSLRAASTSVQDRIAEAMGMADESFGAIRTVQSFNREAEETRRFGAALKELVGVAVTRARTRALFFSVVGFVAFGAVAAVLWQGGTQVLAGKLTAGTLVAFLFYALFVAAAVGSLATLFGNFQEAVGAATRVWELLDTRPSVRDPEIPLSLPAPLRGDVCFHDVSFRYQPNQPDVVRGITLTMAPGEIVALVGRSGAGKTTIASLLPRFWDASGGSITLDGIDIRDLTLDTLRAAIGIVPQEPVLFSGTIRENIAYANPRASDADILRAARAAHAWEFITRLPDGMDTLVGERGVKLSGGQRQRIAIARVFLKNPAVVILDEATSSLDTESERYVEQALEELLEGRTTLIIAHRLSTVRRADKVVVLDAGQIVEIGTHAELLEREDGVYARLYAIGG; the protein is encoded by the coding sequence GTGCCCAAGGCCTCTCTTTCCCTGCAGCCCCTCGGCAGGCTGCTGCCGCTCGTTCGCCCGTATCGCGGCCGATTGGCCATTGCCTTCGTGTTTCTCGTCATTGCCGCCGGCGCGGGGCTGGTCTTCCCGGCGGTCATGCGCTTCCTGCTCGATGCGGCCTTCGAGCAGCGCGATCGCCCGGCGCTCGATCGCATCGCCATCATGCTGCTCGCGGTGTTCGCGGTGCAGGCCGGCGCCAATTTCGTGCAGGTCTACCTGCTCAGCTCCTCCACCGAACGCATCGTGGCGGCGCTGCGCGCGCGCACCTTCGCGCATCTCATTCGGCTCTCCCCCGCCTTCTTTACCGAGCGGCGCACCGGCGAGCTCACCAGCCGCCTCAGCAGCGACCTCGGTCTGCTGCAGTCGCTGCTGGGCACGTGGGTCTCCGAGCTCTCCCGCCAGGTGCTCTTTCTGCTGGGCGGCGCGCTCATGATGTTCGTCACGAACTTCCGCCTCACGCTCACGACCCTCGCCGTGGTGCCGGTCGTGGTGGGCGCTGCCATCTTCTTCGGCCGTTCGCTGCGCGCGGCGAGCACCAGCGTGCAGGATCGCATCGCCGAGGCCATGGGCATGGCCGACGAATCGTTCGGCGCCATCCGCACCGTGCAGAGCTTCAACCGCGAGGCCGAGGAGACGCGGCGCTTTGGGGCGGCCCTCAAGGAGCTCGTGGGCGTGGCGGTGACGCGCGCCCGTACGCGGGCGCTGTTCTTCAGCGTGGTGGGCTTCGTGGCCTTCGGCGCGGTGGCGGCCGTGCTCTGGCAGGGGGGCACGCAGGTGCTCGCCGGCAAGCTCACCGCCGGCACCCTGGTGGCGTTCCTGTTCTATGCCCTGTTCGTGGCGGCAGCGGTGGGCTCACTCGCCACGCTCTTCGGCAACTTTCAGGAAGCGGTGGGCGCCGCCACGCGCGTGTGGGAGCTGCTCGATACCCGGCCCAGCGTGCGCGACCCCGAAATTCCGCTTTCGCTGCCGGCTCCGCTGCGCGGAGACGTGTGCTTCCACGACGTGTCGTTCCGCTATCAGCCCAACCAGCCCGACGTGGTGCGGGGCATCACCCTGACCATGGCGCCGGGAGAGATCGTGGCGCTGGTGGGGCGCAGCGGCGCCGGCAAGACCACCATTGCCAGTCTGCTGCCGCGCTTCTGGGATGCGAGCGGCGGCAGCATCACGCTCGACGGCATCGACATTCGCGACCTCACGCTCGACACGCTGCGCGCCGCCATTGGCATCGTGCCGCAGGAGCCCGTGCTCTTCAGCGGCACCATTCGCGAGAATATCGCCTACGCCAATCCGCGCGCCAGCGACGCCGACATTCTGCGCGCGGCGCGCGCGGCACACGCGTGGGAGTTCATCACGCGCCTTCCGGACGGCATGGACACGCTGGTGGGGGAACGTGGCGTCAAGCTCTCCGGTGGCCAGCGCCAGCGCATCGCCATTGCGCGGGTCTTCCTCAAGAACCCCGCGGTGGTCATTCTCGACGAGGCCACGTCGAGCCTCGACACGGAGAGCGAACGCTACGTGGAGCAGGCGCTCGAGGAGCTGCTGGAAGGGCGCACGACGCTCATCATTGCGCACCGCCTCAGCACCGTGCGGCGCGCCGACAAGGTGGTGGTGCTCGACGCCGGCCAGATCGTGGAGATCGGCACGCACGCCGAACTGCTGGAACGCGAAGACGGCGTGTACGCCCGTCTCTACGCGATCGGGGGCTGA
- a CDS encoding carboxypeptidase regulatory-like domain-containing protein, with product MFHLIRRAGRSWIAGAVALFALASARPVEAQVTTSAIRGTVTDSAGKPIENVRIDAVHQPSGTRYSTGSRADGGFSIIGMRIGGPYQITASALGYRKETREIPGLSLGITTDVRFRLSTAAVQLQAITTQADPNALSTTRTGAATSVGRQTIEALPTISRRIGDFTRLTPQASGSSFAGQDNRLNNITVDGSYFNNSFGLGGQPGDRTGVAPISLDAIEQIQVNIAPYDVRQGNFTGAGVNTVTRSGTNEFSGSVYTFIRNEDFVGRQAGANTFNPGTFNYQQIGARIGGPLIKNKLFFFTSFEDEKETRPGILRTANPGGAPITGNMTRVLGSDLDRLSTFLRDRFNYETGPYAGYDFETPGTRLLTRLDYNLNDKNKFSLRYTMLNSNTDVGLSTSGSLGFGRSNNNQFLSFQNSNYQIQENIRSVVGEWNSLIGDRISNNFIIGYTSQDESRKSRGTVFPFVDILEQGATYTSFGFEPFTPNNELRYKSFQLQNNLTISRDKHDFTFGATLERYESENVFFPGSQSSYVYNSLQDFFTDANDFLANPNRTTSPVTARRFQVRWANQPGQVKPVQPLEVLYGGLYAQDEWRARENLRLTFGLRVDVPRFGNTGFTNPQANGLTFRDETGANVQYRTEQLPDANLLWSPRFGFNWDVNNDQKTQIRGGTGVFTGRPAYVWISNQIGNNGVLTGFESVDNTRNRPFNPNPDAYKPPASAITGAPAASYELALTDPTFRFPQIWRSNLAVDRRLFWGLTATAEFLYSKDVNGIYYIDANLPATTQRFVGPDSRPRYSDTCPAAGLQVRINCNVTSAIVLKNQNVGEAWNAAFALERGFRNGFFAKAAYSYGMSRNTVDPGSIAFGSWNGNPHPGDPNNPGVGISGTAAGHRFFLTGTYEKQYFGFGKTGVSFFFEGRNAGNTSYTFNGDLNGDGGTGNDLIYIPRDRSEMNFEAFTTTGTGGRTFTVQEQQDAWERFINQDAYLRENRGKFAQRGAVFLPMVYFADVSITQDIFANFGGKKNSLQVRFDILNFGNLLNDNWGQGLRAVNNRPLVARGADAQGRALYRMATQSASELLSRSFERTASTGDVWRMQLGLRYIFN from the coding sequence ATGTTTCACCTGATCCGGCGTGCTGGTCGCAGCTGGATTGCGGGTGCCGTGGCGTTGTTCGCCCTCGCATCCGCTCGCCCCGTCGAGGCGCAGGTCACCACGTCCGCCATTCGCGGCACGGTGACCGACTCTGCGGGCAAGCCCATTGAAAACGTCCGCATCGACGCCGTGCACCAGCCCTCGGGCACGCGCTACAGCACCGGAAGCCGCGCCGACGGCGGCTTCAGCATCATCGGTATGCGTATCGGCGGCCCGTACCAGATCACGGCCTCCGCCCTTGGCTACCGCAAGGAAACGCGGGAGATCCCCGGCCTGAGCCTCGGTATCACCACCGATGTGCGCTTCCGCCTCAGCACGGCGGCGGTGCAGCTGCAGGCGATCACCACGCAGGCCGACCCGAATGCGCTGAGTACCACGCGTACGGGCGCCGCCACGTCGGTTGGCCGACAGACGATCGAGGCCCTTCCCACGATCTCGCGCCGCATCGGCGATTTTACGCGCCTCACGCCGCAGGCGAGCGGGTCGAGCTTCGCCGGCCAGGACAACCGCCTCAACAACATCACGGTCGACGGGTCGTACTTCAACAACTCGTTCGGCCTCGGCGGCCAGCCCGGTGATCGCACGGGTGTCGCACCCATCTCGCTCGACGCCATCGAGCAGATTCAGGTGAACATCGCCCCCTACGACGTGCGTCAGGGCAACTTCACCGGCGCCGGCGTGAACACGGTGACGCGCTCGGGGACCAACGAGTTCAGCGGCTCGGTCTATACGTTCATCCGGAACGAGGACTTCGTTGGGCGTCAGGCGGGCGCGAACACGTTCAACCCCGGCACGTTCAACTACCAGCAAATCGGCGCGCGCATTGGCGGCCCGCTCATCAAGAACAAGCTCTTCTTCTTCACGAGCTTCGAAGACGAAAAGGAGACCCGCCCGGGGATCCTGCGCACCGCCAACCCCGGCGGCGCCCCGATCACGGGCAACATGACGCGCGTGCTCGGGTCGGATCTCGACCGCCTCAGCACGTTCCTGCGCGATCGCTTCAACTACGAAACCGGCCCCTACGCTGGCTACGACTTCGAGACGCCGGGCACGCGCCTGCTGACGCGCCTCGATTACAACCTGAACGACAAGAACAAGTTCAGCCTGCGCTACACCATGCTGAACTCCAACACCGATGTCGGGCTCTCCACGTCGGGCTCGCTCGGCTTCGGCCGCTCGAACAACAATCAGTTCCTCTCCTTCCAGAACTCCAACTACCAGATCCAGGAGAACATCCGGTCGGTGGTGGGTGAGTGGAACTCGCTGATCGGCGACCGCATCTCGAACAACTTCATCATCGGCTACACCTCGCAGGACGAGAGTCGCAAGTCACGCGGCACGGTGTTCCCGTTCGTCGACATTCTCGAGCAGGGCGCCACGTACACGTCGTTCGGCTTCGAGCCGTTCACGCCGAACAACGAGCTGCGCTACAAGAGCTTCCAGCTGCAGAACAACCTGACGATCTCGCGCGACAAGCACGACTTCACCTTCGGCGCTACGCTCGAGCGCTACGAATCGGAGAACGTGTTCTTCCCGGGGTCGCAGAGCTCGTACGTCTACAACTCGCTGCAGGACTTCTTCACCGACGCGAACGACTTCCTCGCCAACCCCAACCGTACGACTTCGCCGGTGACGGCGCGGCGCTTCCAGGTGCGTTGGGCCAACCAACCGGGGCAGGTCAAGCCGGTCCAGCCGCTCGAAGTGCTCTACGGCGGCCTGTACGCGCAGGATGAATGGCGCGCCCGGGAGAACCTGCGCCTCACCTTCGGCCTCCGCGTTGACGTACCGCGCTTTGGCAACACCGGCTTCACGAACCCGCAGGCCAATGGCCTGACGTTCCGTGACGAGACCGGCGCCAACGTGCAGTACCGCACCGAGCAGCTCCCCGACGCCAACCTGCTCTGGAGCCCGCGCTTCGGCTTCAACTGGGACGTGAACAACGACCAGAAGACCCAGATCCGCGGTGGTACGGGTGTGTTCACGGGCCGTCCGGCCTACGTGTGGATCTCGAACCAGATCGGCAACAACGGTGTGCTCACCGGCTTCGAGTCGGTGGACAACACGCGCAACCGGCCGTTCAACCCGAACCCGGATGCGTACAAGCCGCCCGCCAGCGCCATCACCGGTGCCCCGGCCGCGTCGTACGAGCTGGCGCTCACCGATCCAACGTTCCGCTTCCCGCAGATCTGGCGCTCCAATCTGGCCGTCGATCGGCGCCTGTTCTGGGGGCTCACGGCCACGGCTGAGTTCCTGTACAGCAAGGACGTGAACGGCATTTACTACATCGATGCCAACCTGCCGGCCACCACACAGCGCTTCGTGGGCCCGGACAGCCGTCCGCGCTACAGCGATACCTGCCCGGCCGCCGGCCTGCAGGTGCGCATCAACTGCAATGTGACCAGCGCGATCGTGCTCAAGAATCAGAACGTGGGCGAGGCGTGGAACGCCGCGTTCGCGCTCGAGCGCGGGTTCCGCAACGGCTTCTTCGCCAAGGCCGCGTACAGCTACGGCATGTCGCGCAACACGGTGGACCCGGGCTCCATTGCGTTTGGCTCCTGGAACGGCAACCCGCACCCGGGTGACCCGAACAATCCGGGCGTGGGCATTTCGGGTACGGCCGCCGGCCACCGCTTCTTCCTCACGGGCACGTACGAGAAGCAGTACTTCGGCTTCGGCAAGACGGGCGTGTCGTTCTTCTTCGAAGGGCGCAACGCCGGCAACACCAGCTACACCTTCAACGGCGACCTGAACGGCGACGGCGGCACGGGCAACGACCTCATCTACATCCCGCGTGACCGCTCGGAGATGAATTTCGAGGCCTTCACGACCACCGGCACCGGCGGCCGTACCTTCACGGTGCAGGAGCAGCAGGACGCGTGGGAGCGGTTCATCAATCAGGACGCGTACCTGCGCGAGAACCGCGGCAAGTTCGCCCAGCGCGGTGCCGTGTTCCTGCCAATGGTGTACTTCGCCGACGTGAGCATCACACAGGACATCTTCGCCAACTTCGGTGGCAAGAAGAACTCACTGCAGGTGCGCTTCGACATCCTGAACTTCGGCAACCTGCTGAACGACAACTGGGGTCAGGGCCTCCGCGCCGTCAACAACCGCCCGCTCGTCGCGCGCGGTGCCGATGCGCAGGGTCGCGCGCTCTACCGCATGGCCACCCAGTCGGCCTCGGAGCTGCTGTCGCGCAGCTTCGAGCGCACGGCCAGCACGGGTGACGTGTGGCGGATGCAGTTGGGGCTGCGGTACATCTTCAACTGA
- a CDS encoding amino acid permease has translation MAKPPSSVPAAAAAPASAAPATELPRSLGLWSAIAVLVGTTIGSGIFRSPAGIADKLPGPLPLMAVWAVGGLFALCGALTLAELAGAMPRTGGYFIYIREAWGRLPAFLYGWAEFTLIRAAALGGISLTFGQYALRAVGIDPSVAPYDDYAHYLAAAALVLMATINVVGLRWGSLVQNVTTIAKYGGLVIIVLLAFALGLPKTGGNFTPAAPPGSFSVSAFGLALVSVLWAFDGWGDLAKVSGEVKDPERTLPKAIVLGTLAIIAIYLLANIAYLSVLNVEEMRRAPLVAADVALRLIGPVGVTLVSLTVLLSTFGSVNGSLLTGPRIFFAMADDGLFFKQVAKVHPTFKTPYVAIIMTGTLGVAFVLLRSFEQLADIFVTASLVFYIMSIGAVFKLRRRPDWNPPVRTPLYPFVPALFCLAVLFLLGNALMDPAQRVPTLGVFGVILLGVPVYYATVGRK, from the coding sequence ATGGCCAAGCCCCCGTCGTCCGTTCCCGCCGCTGCCGCCGCCCCCGCCTCGGCAGCCCCCGCCACGGAGCTCCCCCGCTCCCTCGGCCTCTGGAGTGCCATCGCCGTGCTGGTTGGTACCACGATCGGCTCCGGGATCTTCCGGTCGCCGGCTGGCATCGCCGACAAGCTGCCCGGCCCACTGCCGCTCATGGCCGTCTGGGCCGTGGGCGGCCTCTTTGCCCTCTGCGGCGCCCTTACGCTGGCCGAGCTGGCGGGGGCCATGCCGCGCACGGGCGGCTATTTCATCTACATCCGGGAAGCGTGGGGGCGGCTCCCCGCCTTCCTGTACGGATGGGCCGAATTCACCCTCATTCGCGCCGCGGCGCTGGGGGGGATCTCCCTCACCTTCGGCCAGTACGCCCTGCGCGCCGTGGGCATCGACCCCAGTGTGGCGCCGTACGACGACTACGCGCACTACCTCGCCGCCGCCGCGCTGGTGCTCATGGCCACTATTAATGTGGTGGGACTCCGCTGGGGGTCGCTCGTGCAGAACGTCACCACGATTGCCAAGTACGGCGGGCTCGTGATCATCGTGCTGCTGGCCTTCGCCCTGGGCCTCCCCAAAACGGGGGGCAATTTCACCCCCGCCGCCCCCCCGGGCAGCTTCTCGGTCTCGGCCTTCGGGCTGGCGCTGGTGAGTGTGCTCTGGGCCTTCGACGGCTGGGGCGACCTGGCCAAGGTGTCGGGTGAGGTGAAGGACCCCGAGCGCACCCTCCCCAAGGCCATCGTGCTGGGCACGCTGGCGATCATCGCCATCTACCTGCTCGCCAACATCGCCTACCTCAGCGTGCTCAACGTGGAGGAAATGCGCCGGGCGCCACTCGTGGCCGCCGACGTGGCGCTGCGCCTCATCGGCCCCGTGGGCGTGACGCTCGTGTCGCTCACCGTGCTGCTGTCGACCTTCGGGAGCGTGAACGGCTCGCTGCTCACCGGGCCGCGCATCTTCTTTGCCATGGCCGACGACGGGCTCTTCTTCAAGCAGGTCGCAAAGGTGCACCCCACCTTCAAGACCCCGTACGTGGCGATCATCATGACCGGGACCCTCGGCGTGGCGTTCGTGCTGCTGCGCAGCTTCGAGCAGCTGGCCGACATCTTCGTCACCGCGAGCCTCGTGTTCTACATCATGAGCATCGGGGCGGTGTTCAAGCTCCGTCGGCGCCCCGACTGGAACCCGCCGGTGCGCACGCCGCTGTATCCGTTCGTGCCGGCGCTCTTCTGCCTGGCGGTGCTCTTCCTGCTGGGCAATGCCCTCATGGACCCCGCGCAGCGGGTCCCCACGCTTGGCGTATTCGGCGTGATTCTGCTGGGGGTACCGGTGTATTACGCCACGGTGGGGCGGAAATAG
- a CDS encoding heme o synthase has product MADTPLSRDLVALTKPRIISLLLVTTAAPMYAAGSPSLWTVLLVMVGGYLMAGGANAVNMYIDRDIDDVMARTRLRPIPSGRMSPTQVLAFGVFCATLATWMLAHFVNVLTAGLALAGFYFYVFIYTRILKRTSPQNIVIGGAAGAFPPLVGWAAVTGTLDVTALCLFLIVFYWTPPHFWALALLKQVDYGRAKVPMAPLVWGERETMHQMVWYTVILLALTVLPVLYGAFGLLYLASALVLGGLLMWGVLKVLWAAQQGQPWTGPAWWVYKYSLLYLALLFVAMGIDRALAR; this is encoded by the coding sequence GTGGCCGACACCCCGCTGTCGCGCGACCTCGTCGCGCTGACCAAGCCCCGCATCATCTCGCTGTTGCTGGTCACGACCGCCGCGCCCATGTACGCCGCCGGCAGCCCGAGCCTCTGGACGGTGCTGCTGGTGATGGTGGGCGGGTATCTCATGGCCGGGGGCGCGAACGCGGTGAACATGTACATCGACCGCGACATCGACGACGTCATGGCGCGCACGCGGCTGCGCCCCATCCCGAGCGGCCGCATGTCCCCCACGCAGGTGCTGGCGTTCGGCGTGTTCTGCGCCACGCTGGCCACGTGGATGCTGGCGCACTTCGTGAATGTGCTCACGGCGGGGCTCGCGCTGGCGGGCTTCTACTTCTACGTGTTCATCTACACGCGCATCCTCAAGCGCACGAGCCCACAGAACATCGTGATTGGCGGCGCCGCCGGGGCCTTCCCGCCCCTGGTGGGATGGGCGGCGGTCACGGGCACGCTCGACGTGACGGCGCTGTGCCTGTTCCTCATCGTGTTCTACTGGACCCCGCCGCACTTCTGGGCGCTGGCGCTGCTCAAGCAGGTGGACTACGGCCGCGCCAAGGTGCCCATGGCGCCGCTGGTGTGGGGCGAGCGCGAGACGATGCACCAGATGGTGTGGTACACCGTGATTCTGCTGGCGCTCACGGTGCTGCCGGTGCTGTACGGGGCCTTCGGCCTGCTCTACCTCGCAAGCGCTCTCGTGCTGGGCGGCCTGCTCATGTGGGGGGTGCTCAAGGTGCTCTGGGCCGCGCAGCAGGGGCAGCCGTGGACGGGGCCGGCGTGGTGGGTGTACAAGTACTCGCTGCTGTATCTCGCGCTGCTGTTCGTGGCGATGGGGATAGACCGGGCGCTCGCCCGGTAG